In Aliarcobacter faecis, a genomic segment contains:
- a CDS encoding TlpA family protein disulfide reductase — MKIKTLAIFSIFSILFFAGCDSKENKQSNEQAKVEQNITKNDFILNSLDGDILEIKSEENKIHIKNYEDKIVVLNFFTTWCPACKVEIPALIRLQNEYKNDLVVISMLLEEFKSDQEIKNFAKEFGINYKITIGSENFDLAKSLGGIKSIPTTFIIDKQGKVYQKIQGLAPFEMMEIDIKKVLEK, encoded by the coding sequence ATGAAGATTAAAACTTTAGCAATTTTTTCTATTTTTTCAATTTTATTTTTTGCTGGATGTGATTCAAAAGAGAATAAACAAAGCAATGAACAAGCTAAAGTTGAACAAAATATCACAAAAAATGATTTTATTTTAAACTCTCTTGACGGAGATATTTTAGAGATAAAATCAGAAGAAAATAAGATACATATAAAAAATTATGAAGACAAAATAGTGGTTTTAAACTTTTTTACAACTTGGTGTCCAGCCTGTAAAGTTGAAATTCCAGCACTTATAAGATTACAAAATGAGTACAAAAATGATTTAGTTGTGATTTCTATGCTTCTTGAAGAGTTTAAAAGTGATCAAGAGATCAAAAATTTTGCTAAAGAGTTTGGAATTAATTATAAAATTACAATAGGAAGTGAAAATTTTGATTTAGCAAAAAGTCTTGGTGGTATAAAATCAATTCCAACAACATTTATTATCGATAAACAAGGAAAAGTTTATCAAAAAATTCAAGGATTAGCACCTTTTGAGATGATGGAAATTGATATTAAAAAAGTTTTAGAAAAATAA
- the ftsY gene encoding signal recognition particle-docking protein FtsY: protein MFSFFKKKKEPQLEEALLEESSKEEQKEINQGRLEEIQEEKIEKKDEVNQDEEKKNFFSRALEKTFASIKSVVPQKKEKISFDEIEELLIEADVEYEIIEKAMNGLPEMITRKQLRHRLVMLFEHAPKVDFSNLPKPYVRLIIGVNGAGKTTTIAKLANKLKKEGKSVILGAGDTFRAAAIEQLSSWATKLDIPIIKTKQGHDASAVAFDTISSAIARNIDNVIIDTAGRLQTQTNLNNELKKIVKVCNKAMSDAPHQKLMILDGTQGNSAIAQAKAFNEIVGVDGIIVTKLDGTAKGGALFSISNQLELPIFYVGIGEKQDDLIEFSPDSFVDSLLDEIFISE, encoded by the coding sequence ATGTTTAGTTTTTTTAAAAAGAAAAAAGAGCCTCAATTAGAAGAAGCTCTTTTAGAAGAATCTTCAAAAGAAGAGCAAAAAGAGATAAATCAAGGAAGACTTGAAGAGATTCAAGAAGAGAAAATTGAAAAAAAAGATGAAGTAAATCAAGACGAAGAGAAAAAAAACTTTTTTTCAAGAGCTTTAGAAAAAACTTTTGCAAGTATAAAAAGTGTAGTTCCTCAAAAAAAAGAGAAAATATCTTTTGATGAGATTGAAGAACTTTTAATTGAAGCTGATGTTGAGTATGAAATCATAGAAAAAGCTATGAATGGATTACCAGAGATGATTACAAGAAAACAGTTAAGACATAGACTTGTAATGCTTTTTGAACATGCACCAAAAGTTGATTTTTCTAATCTTCCTAAGCCTTATGTAAGGCTAATTATTGGAGTAAATGGAGCTGGAAAAACTACAACTATTGCAAAATTAGCTAATAAGTTAAAAAAAGAGGGGAAAAGTGTAATTTTAGGAGCTGGTGATACATTTAGAGCAGCTGCAATTGAACAACTAAGTAGTTGGGCAACAAAACTTGATATTCCAATAATAAAAACAAAACAAGGGCATGATGCAAGTGCTGTTGCTTTTGATACTATTAGCTCTGCAATTGCTAGAAATATAGATAATGTTATTATTGATACAGCAGGAAGATTACAAACTCAAACAAACTTAAATAATGAACTTAAAAAAATAGTAAAAGTTTGTAATAAAGCTATGAGTGATGCACCTCACCAAAAACTTATGATTTTAGATGGAACTCAAGGAAATAGTGCTATTGCTCAAGCAAAAGCATTTAATGAAATTGTTGGAGTTGATGGTATAATTGTTACAAAACTTGATGGAACTGCAAAAGGGGGAGCTCTATTTTCTATCTCAAATCAGCTTGAATTACCAATTTTTTATGTAGGAATTGGTGAAAAACAAGATGATTTAATAGAATTTAGCCCTGATAGTTTTGTTGATAGTTTACTAGATGAGATTTTTATCTCTGAATAA